In the genome of Stegostoma tigrinum isolate sSteTig4 chromosome 29, sSteTig4.hap1, whole genome shotgun sequence, one region contains:
- the ssna1 gene encoding Sjoegren syndrome nuclear autoantigen 1 isoform X2 yields MSQQGAALQSYNNELVKCIEDLCTKREELNQQILQEEEEKNKLQNDIRILTEKLAKVNESLARKMATRNEFDRTIAETEAAYMKILESSQTLLTVLKREAGTLNQVHESSDTKDS; encoded by the exons ATGTCCCAGCAAGGGGCCGCGCTACAGAGCTACAACAACGAGCTGGTGAAAT GTATTGAGGATTTGTGTACAAAACGGGAAGAGCTGAACCAACAAATCCTACAAGAAGAGGAAGAGAAGAACAAGTTGCAGAATGATATTCGCATTTTGACAGAGAAACTTGCCAAAGTCAACGAGAGTCTGGCACGCAAAATGGCAACCCGAAATGAATTTGATAGAACTATTGCAGAGACTGAAGCTGCTTATATGAAG atccttgaaagttcaCAGACACTGCTGACTGTTCTGAAGCGAGAAGCAGGGACCCTGAATCAAGTCCATGAAAGTAGCGACACCAAGGACTCCTga
- the ssna1 gene encoding Sjoegren syndrome nuclear autoantigen 1 isoform X1, translating into MSQQGAALQSYNNELVKCEWEPGEARCWGTGGIELPGIEDLCTKREELNQQILQEEEEKNKLQNDIRILTEKLAKVNESLARKMATRNEFDRTIAETEAAYMKILESSQTLLTVLKREAGTLNQVHESSDTKDS; encoded by the exons ATGTCCCAGCAAGGGGCCGCGCTACAGAGCTACAACAACGAGCTGGTGAAATGTGAGTGGGAGCCAGGGGAGGCAAGGTGCTGGGGTACTGGTGGGATCGAGTTGCCAG GTATTGAGGATTTGTGTACAAAACGGGAAGAGCTGAACCAACAAATCCTACAAGAAGAGGAAGAGAAGAACAAGTTGCAGAATGATATTCGCATTTTGACAGAGAAACTTGCCAAAGTCAACGAGAGTCTGGCACGCAAAATGGCAACCCGAAATGAATTTGATAGAACTATTGCAGAGACTGAAGCTGCTTATATGAAG atccttgaaagttcaCAGACACTGCTGACTGTTCTGAAGCGAGAAGCAGGGACCCTGAATCAAGTCCATGAAAGTAGCGACACCAAGGACTCCTga